The genomic interval AAATCTGGGGCTTGTTTCAGGCCAGATATTTAAAGTTTTTGGAAACAGCGTAATGAGTGGAGTGGACAACCGGAAATTTGTAGTGCCTGGGCTAAAAATTGGAGAAGTCAAAATAACCAAAGTCTTTGATAACAGCTCCGAGGCTGTTATAACATCGGGAAGTGCTTTAAAGGAAGGTTATTCTATAAGGCCGAAATAAGACTGATAAGTTTGTAAGTTCACGAGCTGATAAACCGTTAATTAGCCAGGTTCCACAATACTTTTGTCAGTTTATTCTTCCGTCTAAACCAAGCGCCTTTAAGCAAGCATGGGTAGCTCCTATTTATGACCAAGTTTATCCATAGCTGTGGCAAAAAGCATGGCAATATCGGGATTCGATTGCCCTAATCCTCCGGATGCTGTCCAACCTCCATCTACAGGCAGGTTAATTCCCGTAATATAAGACGCCTCATCGGAGGCAAGATAGACTGCGGCTTTGGCAACGTCCTCCGGAGTTCCTATTCGTCTGATCAGCAGACAGTCGGTAAAAGGTTTTTCACCTCCGGCAACCAACAAGCCATGTGTAGCCGGAGTATCGATCATTCCTGGTGATATGGAATTGACTCGAATGTTGTAAGGGGCCAACTCCACAGAGAGATGGACGGTCATGCGGATAACTGCACCTTTGGCAACGTTGTGGACAAGATTTCCGGGGCAGTTGCCCGGCATTCCGGCACCTATCATTCCAGCAATTGAACCGGTGTTTATGATTACCCCACCGGATTTTCGCTTGAAAACAGGCAAGGCATGTTTGACTGCAAGAAAAATAATCGTTACTTCATTGGCAAGGTCGTAGTCCCAATCCTTTCTGGTAAGAGTTTCGATAGTACCTCCTCTCCCACCGGATGCGTTATTATAGAGGATGTCGAAATCGCCGAATTGCGCCACAGCAAAGTCCAGCCAGCTTTTGACTTGTTTCTCATCGCTAAGATCTACCGGCTGTATAGAAACCATGTTTCCTCCTTCAGCACGAACCATCTCAACGGTTTCCTGTGCAGGCCCTTTTTGTAGATCACACCCTACAACCTTGGCTCCCTCCCGGGCGAAGGCCAGTGCCGCCGCTCTTCCTTGTCCACTGGCAGTACCTGTTATAAGTGCTACCTTGCCGGCTAACCTATTAGCCATAACTACCTCCTCCATGTCTTATTGCAAAAATTATTGATACAGATATTTATGGCATAGTGCCAAACACCATCGTAGGCAACAATATCTTGCCTTTATTATAAATAACACAGCCTATGTGTTCAAACCTTTCTTTTGGGCTTCTTTTCGCAATTCGGAATATACTTCCAGATGATCGATTTCAGCGGCGGGGCAAACATTATTGCAGTTTCCACACATGATGCAGGCATAGAGACCGTTTTGAACAGCTTCTAAAACCCTGTCAGCTTCGTCAAATGGGTCGTAGTAACGTAATCCTAAAGCTATAATACCTGCGGGTCCTATAAATTTTTCAGGGTCCTTATCTTCATTGATGACCGGGCAGGCGGCAACGCAACTTAAACACCTGCAGCACCATTCCAGGTTACCAATTTTTTTGGCCAGGGCCGGGTCCATAACTGCTGTGATGTCGCTTTGTACAAGGGGTTTTGATCTTACCCTTGCTTCTATTTTGGCTATTCTTTCCAGGATTTTGCTCTTATCTATGATAAAATCCCGAATTACAGGAAAACCTTTTAAGGGTTCAATAACGATATCACGGTCATTCTTTATGGGAGTATAACATGCCATCATCGGTTCACCGTCAAGCATCATTGCACACCGCCCGCATACTCTTCCCCTGCATGAATAATCAAATGCTATTGCTTCATGGTTTTCATGGACATATACGAGTATTTCAAGAACCGTTATATTTTTCTTCCAGGGAACATTATAAGTCGTGTAGTAGGGCATTGCATCTATTGCCGGGTCGAATTTATATATCTTTACATTCATCCCTTCTTTCCTTTATATATCCTTTCAGATAAGGTTTTTGGACTGCGTTATCAGTCGCCCCCCTCCGACAACGTACCAACTGTACGCTTTACTCAGGGGGGCTCCTTCTGGCCTTGCCAAAAACATTATATGAAAGTCTACAGGGTAAATTTATTGTCTATGAATTTTTTTATCTGTTCCGGAGAATAGTCCAGACATACGATCGGTTTTTTCTCAAGATACATTTTCCCGTTAACCAGTTTAACGGTAATATTACACAGCCAGTTATCGTTATCCCTTTTGCTATAGTCCGATCTGTAATGCTGACCCCTGGTTTCCGTTCTCATTAATGCCGCCCGGCACATGGCTTCGACCATATCAATCATGTTATAATTTTCTAAGGCTTTATACCAACAATATGCCACGTAATACTTTATATCTTGTGTGGCTTTTCTTAAATTTCAATGCGGATTCCCACCGCATATTTATTATTTCTTCACTACCTTATCGAAATCAATCCCA from Pseudomonadota bacterium carries:
- a CDS encoding SDR family oxidoreductase; translation: MANRLAGKVALITGTASGQGRAAALAFAREGAKVVGCDLQKGPAQETVEMVRAEGGNMVSIQPVDLSDEKQVKSWLDFAVAQFGDFDILYNNASGGRGGTIETLTRKDWDYDLANEVTIIFLAVKHALPVFKRKSGGVIINTGSIAGMIGAGMPGNCPGNLVHNVAKGAVIRMTVHLSVELAPYNIRVNSISPGMIDTPATHGLLVAGGEKPFTDCLLIRRIGTPEDVAKAAVYLASDEASYITGINLPVDGGWTASGGLGQSNPDIAMLFATAMDKLGHK
- a CDS encoding 4Fe-4S dicluster domain-containing protein — encoded protein: MNVKIYKFDPAIDAMPYYTTYNVPWKKNITVLEILVYVHENHEAIAFDYSCRGRVCGRCAMMLDGEPMMACYTPIKNDRDIVIEPLKGFPVIRDFIIDKSKILERIAKIEARVRSKPLVQSDITAVMDPALAKKIGNLEWCCRCLSCVAACPVINEDKDPEKFIGPAGIIALGLRYYDPFDEADRVLEAVQNGLYACIMCGNCNNVCPAAEIDHLEVYSELRKEAQKKGLNT